A portion of the Acidisarcina polymorpha genome contains these proteins:
- a CDS encoding beta-glucosidase produces MNFSARTAALRICALMLLSFASFTAPSFGQGAGHAHGKQAAKPTGPWMNTSLSPDDRAALVLKELTLDEKILLIHGAGLEGMTPISPTRINSNGGVGFVMGIPRLGIPGIDMSDAAYGVRSSGENGRYSTALPANVGAAASWDVDAAYEYGAVIGRELRAQGFNMSLGGGTNLTRESRNGRTFEYLGEDPVLAGTLVGKLIQGTQSQHVIGDIKHYAFNDQESGRNSVNIHIDERAGRESDLLAFEIGVATGHPAATMCSYNRINGDFACENKYLLTTLLKKDWKFPGFVLSDWGGTHSTEKASAAGLDNEEPGEFFYGDAYKTAVQSGKISTAELDDHVQRILRSMFAAGVVDFPRERSVIDVLGDLDVARRIEEGSIVLLKNTKSVLPLDPAKVRSIAVIGAHADVGMISGGGSAQVDPPGGNAIMPPGQGATHWQEQIWFPTSPLKAIQARAPEASVKYDPGTDPAAAAEAAKGADVAVVFAYVWESEGMDLPNLSLTGNQDAVVAAVAAANPKTIVVLETGSPVTMPWVDSPAAILEAWYAGSDGANALGNVLFGSVNPSGKLPNTFPKSEADLPHPTIVKPPPASENFTGPVAPAVRAAGLPAFQATYDEGLKVGYKWYDAENKPVLFPFGYGLSYTTYDYTGLTVTPGQSVEVTFTVANTGGRNGSEVAEVYAALPASADEPPKRLVGFTKVKLQTGEKRTVTVEVDPKYLSIFDVKKNDWSLVPGDYTFMVGGSSADLPLKQVVTLR; encoded by the coding sequence ATGAATTTCTCTGCCCGCACTGCTGCGCTCAGAATTTGTGCACTGATGCTCTTGTCTTTTGCTTCATTCACAGCTCCAAGCTTCGGGCAAGGCGCCGGTCATGCGCATGGCAAGCAGGCAGCCAAGCCGACCGGACCATGGATGAACACCAGCCTTTCGCCGGATGACCGGGCAGCGCTGGTGCTCAAAGAGCTGACGCTGGACGAGAAGATCCTGCTGATTCATGGCGCGGGCTTGGAAGGTATGACGCCGATAAGCCCCACGCGTATCAACTCGAACGGCGGCGTGGGGTTCGTGATGGGAATTCCGCGGCTGGGTATTCCCGGCATTGACATGAGCGATGCGGCGTATGGAGTGAGGTCGAGTGGCGAGAACGGGAGATATTCAACGGCGCTGCCCGCCAATGTCGGGGCCGCGGCGAGCTGGGACGTGGACGCGGCGTATGAGTATGGCGCGGTGATCGGGCGCGAGCTGCGGGCGCAGGGGTTCAACATGTCGCTGGGCGGAGGAACAAACTTGACGCGCGAGTCGCGCAACGGACGCACCTTCGAATATCTGGGCGAAGACCCGGTGCTGGCCGGGACGCTGGTGGGCAAGCTCATCCAGGGAACCCAGTCGCAGCACGTGATCGGCGACATCAAACACTACGCGTTCAATGACCAGGAGAGCGGACGGAACTCGGTTAACATCCACATCGACGAACGAGCCGGCCGGGAGAGCGATCTGCTGGCCTTTGAGATTGGCGTGGCGACCGGACACCCGGCCGCGACGATGTGCTCTTATAACCGCATCAACGGCGACTTCGCTTGCGAAAACAAATACCTGCTGACCACGCTGCTGAAAAAAGACTGGAAATTTCCTGGGTTTGTCTTGTCGGACTGGGGCGGGACCCATAGCACCGAGAAGGCTTCGGCGGCGGGGCTCGATAACGAGGAGCCCGGCGAGTTCTTCTATGGCGACGCTTACAAGACCGCAGTGCAGTCGGGGAAGATTTCAACCGCCGAGCTGGACGACCACGTACAACGAATTCTGCGCTCGATGTTTGCTGCCGGAGTCGTTGATTTCCCGCGGGAACGGAGCGTGATCGACGTGCTCGGCGATCTCGATGTGGCGCGGCGGATCGAGGAAGGCTCGATCGTTCTGCTGAAGAACACCAAGTCGGTGCTGCCGCTGGACCCGGCAAAGGTGCGAAGCATTGCGGTGATCGGCGCCCATGCCGATGTTGGCATGATTTCGGGCGGCGGGTCGGCGCAGGTAGACCCTCCGGGGGGCAACGCCATTATGCCTCCTGGGCAGGGCGCGACCCACTGGCAGGAGCAGATCTGGTTTCCGACCTCGCCGCTCAAGGCAATCCAGGCGAGAGCGCCAGAGGCCAGCGTGAAGTATGACCCGGGCACTGATCCGGCGGCGGCTGCTGAGGCCGCGAAGGGGGCGGATGTCGCCGTTGTCTTCGCGTATGTGTGGGAGAGCGAGGGAATGGACCTGCCGAACCTCTCGCTCACCGGCAACCAGGACGCAGTGGTAGCGGCAGTGGCGGCGGCCAATCCGAAGACGATCGTAGTGCTGGAGACGGGGAGTCCGGTGACCATGCCGTGGGTGGATTCTCCGGCGGCGATCCTCGAGGCGTGGTATGCGGGAAGCGACGGGGCAAATGCGCTGGGCAACGTTTTGTTTGGATCAGTGAATCCGAGCGGCAAGCTGCCGAATACCTTCCCTAAGAGCGAAGCGGATTTGCCTCATCCGACGATCGTGAAGCCGCCGCCGGCTTCGGAGAATTTCACTGGGCCAGTCGCGCCTGCGGTGCGGGCCGCTGGGCTGCCGGCGTTTCAAGCAACCTATGACGAGGGATTGAAGGTCGGCTATAAGTGGTATGACGCCGAGAACAAGCCGGTGCTCTTCCCCTTCGGCTATGGACTCTCTTACACGACCTATGACTACACCGGGCTGACGGTGACGCCGGGGCAGAGTGTTGAGGTGACCTTCACGGTTGCCAACACCGGCGGCCGCAATGGCTCAGAGGTAGCGGAGGTGTATGCGGCCTTGCCGGCGAGCGCGGATGAGCCGCCGAAGCGCCTGGTCGGCT